One Nitrospira sp. DNA segment encodes these proteins:
- a CDS encoding dicarboxylate/amino acid:cation symporter, whose product MMTIRETSRRNPFPLYAQVLVAVICGATLGMVFGQEPYLNGLRNEQLGKLGLWVVWLLKTLAVPLMFFAIMDSLIRASLPLRQGAKLIAICLVNVSVAMLIGLTIMNLWQPGKSWQGHVEELLQVVPGTTLKPAFTPSEHPLEDLLAYLPRTIADPFGSNNIIGVVLMALGMGLVLRWASTKGGQAGGLLDRVAWVIEQTYGWLVTILWWVILVVPFAVCGVVANVVGTSGLGVFSTLWIFLVTMLLGLTVHALLYYPLVAWVVGKKSPKVYIGQGADAIMTGLSCNSSLATVPITLRCLERMQVSAQSARLAACVGTNLNNDGITLYEAMAALFLAHALGYDLSMSKQIVIVVASIIAGAGVAGIPEAGMIVLPLVLSAVGLPDHVILAAIPLIMTVDWIIARARSGVNVMSDMLVAILLDVGKSTAPTE is encoded by the coding sequence ATGATGACGATACGCGAGACGTCACGACGTAATCCGTTCCCCCTCTATGCGCAAGTGCTCGTCGCCGTGATTTGCGGTGCAACGCTCGGCATGGTCTTTGGTCAGGAGCCCTACCTCAACGGGTTGCGCAACGAACAACTGGGGAAACTTGGGCTGTGGGTGGTCTGGCTGCTGAAGACACTGGCCGTGCCGCTTATGTTCTTCGCGATTATGGATTCGCTGATCCGCGCCAGTTTGCCGTTGCGCCAGGGCGCGAAGCTCATCGCAATCTGTCTCGTCAATGTCTCCGTAGCCATGCTGATCGGACTGACCATCATGAATCTCTGGCAGCCTGGCAAATCCTGGCAAGGTCATGTGGAGGAGTTACTTCAGGTCGTGCCGGGCACAACGCTCAAACCGGCCTTTACCCCATCGGAGCATCCACTCGAAGACTTGCTGGCCTACCTTCCACGGACGATCGCCGATCCGTTTGGAAGCAATAACATTATCGGCGTCGTGCTGATGGCGCTCGGGATGGGGCTCGTATTGCGGTGGGCCAGCACGAAGGGCGGCCAGGCCGGCGGACTCCTTGATCGTGTCGCCTGGGTCATTGAGCAAACCTATGGCTGGTTGGTGACGATTCTCTGGTGGGTCATCCTGGTCGTCCCCTTCGCTGTGTGCGGCGTCGTGGCAAATGTCGTCGGTACATCCGGTCTCGGAGTGTTCTCTACGTTGTGGATCTTCCTCGTCACCATGCTCCTGGGCCTGACGGTACATGCACTACTCTACTATCCGCTGGTGGCGTGGGTCGTCGGGAAGAAATCACCCAAGGTGTACATCGGACAGGGAGCCGATGCGATCATGACGGGTCTTTCATGTAACAGCAGTCTGGCCACGGTGCCCATCACGCTCCGGTGTCTCGAACGGATGCAGGTCTCGGCACAGTCAGCGCGCCTCGCGGCCTGTGTCGGCACGAACCTCAATAACGACGGCATCACGCTCTATGAAGCGATGGCCGCGCTGTTCCTGGCCCATGCCCTCGGCTATGACCTGTCGATGTCGAAACAAATCGTGATCGTCGTGGCTTCCATCATCGCCGGAGCCGGCGTGGCCGGCATTCCCGAAGCGGGCATGATCGTGCTGCCGCTCGTCCTGTCTGCCGTTGGTCTGCCGGATCACGTTATTCTTGCTGCGATTCCTCTCATCATGACGGTCGACTGGATCATCGCCCGTGCCCGTTCCGGCGTTAACGTCATGAGCGATATGCTCGTCGCCATTTTGCTCGATGTTGGCAAGTCCACTGCTCCGACCGAGTGA